The sequence GGTATTCAGAACACGACGCCACCTGTTTCTATGGAGAAAGATGTCGATTTATTTTTGGAAGGTTTGGAAACGCTTCAGATACACGTGATGGGGAATTAACAATACTTGGGAGTTACCCATGAAATGGACAGACGAACAACTCGCACAATACGATGAACAGGGTTATCTTTTTCTGCCCGGTCTGCTTTCATCCGATGAGGTTGATGCACTCAACGGTGATGTTCCGCTTTTGCTCAGTGGGGAGAACGATGGGTTGCATCGGGAACGCGAACGCGGCGGGGCTGTGCGTCAGGTTTATCTCGCCCATCGGCGTGTTGACGCTTTTCAGGAGCTTATCAGTCATCCGAAAGTCCTGCATCCCGTTCGGCAGATTCTCAAAGACGATGTGTATATCTGGCACTCGAAACTCAATGTCAAGGATGCGTTTGAAGGCACGGTCTGGCTGTGGCACCAGGACTATGGGTACTGGATGTGGGATGGGGTTGATCCGCGTCTCGTATCGGCTATGGTTTTTCTGGATCGGGCCACGCTCAACAATGGCTGTTTGATGGTGGTATCGGGGTCTCATAAATGGGGGCGTCAAGAGCACTATGCGGACACGGTTACGACGAGCTATAAGCAGTGGTGCATTGATACAGGTACCCTGAAAGAAAAAATTTGTGAGGAAGATATTGAGCATATTACGGGAAAACCGGGCGATGTGCTGTTTTTTGATTGCAATATCGTGCATGGCTCTGGTCACAATATGTCGCCATTGCCACGCAAGACATTTATCATCGCGTACAATGCCATATCCAATAAGCCCCGTGCGGTGGATAATCCCCGACCCGATTGGGTGGTGGCGCGTGCGTTTGATATCGTTTGACTTGACATTGAAAAGGAAGTAATCTATTCTCCTGACCATCACATAGGAGGTTACGATGTCTGCTACTACAACTGCTCCGCGTACCAATGGCAGGGCTAATGCTCTTACAAAAATGAAGATTGTAGATTGCGATGTGCATCATTCTCCGGATAAGGGCGACGCGCTCTATCCGTATATGCCGCGCCACTTTGTCGAGTATATCAAAGATTTTGGTACGATGATGCCGAGACTCGGATATACCAATATGCCGGGAGGCGGTGCGCGAAAAGATCTGTGGGAAGATCCAAAGGAAAATCCCGCCCATCAGCCACAGGTTTGTATTGAGAAGCATATTGATGTGTATGATATAGATTACGCGGTTCTCACTGGAGGGCCTTATGCAGCAGCTGTGCACAATAACCCGGATTACGCATCGGCGTATTGCAGTGCGTTTAACGATTGGACAAAAGACCACTGGATCAGTGCCGACTCGCGATTTCGGGCTTCGATTCATATTTGCCCTGTAGATCCGCAACTCGCGGTAAAGGAAATCGATCGCCTGGGTCCCGATCCAGCTTTTGTGCAGGTTATGATGCCCGCGGGCGCTCGCATGCCTTTTGGCAATCGCCATTACCATCCCATTTACGAAGCCTGTGAAAGACACGGGTTGCCCGTTTCGGTTCACTTTGGGGCTGAAGGTGCTGGCCTTGCAGCACCGCCCACTGCTGCGGGATATCCCACCTATTATCTCGAGATGCGGATGGCGCGGCCCCAAATTGCACAGGCTCATGTCACGAGTCTCGTTGTGGAAGGCGTGTTTGAGAAATTCCAGAATTTCCACTTTATATTTGTCGAGATGGATACTTTCTGGCTGCCGGGTCTTATGTGGCACCTCGATCTCGATTGGCGCGCGCTGCGCGACTATACGCCGTGGGTCAAACGCCTGCCCAGCGAGTATATCCGCGAGCATATCCGCCTGGGTACGCAACCTATGCCCGATATACCCGGCGGAAAAGAAGATCTGGAGACGTATTTGCGCTGGATGCACGCCGAGGATACCCTTGTTTTTGCCAGTGATTATCCACATTGGGACTGGGATGAACCCGGTCATGTGCTTCGCAATATTGATCGCGATCTGAAAAAGCGTATTATGGGCGAGAATGCTGGCGAAATATTTGGGCTTTTCTGATGTCGAAACACAGGGTAGCGAAAATAGCGGATTTGCCCCCTGGCGAGCGCAAAATTGTGACGATTAATAACCGGGAAATTGGCGTTCTCAATGTGGATGGCAATCTCTATGCTTTGCGCAATGTTTGTCCCCATCGCCTGGGTCCGCTCTGCAAGGGGCGCGTACGTCCATTGGTCGTTTGGGAGGGCGAAGAGGTGTGCGATGGGCGCTTTACCGATATCGGCCATGAACGCGAAAACGAAATTATCAAGTGCCCCTGGCACAACTGGGAGTTTGAGCTGAAGACCGGTAAGTCCATTACGGATGACGATTTACGCGTGCGTACCTATCGCGTGGAGGTCGAGGAGGGGGATGTAGTGCTTTATCTGAGGTGAGGTGTGAGGGATGGGTGGATTGACAACTTTTTAAAGAGATACCTTATGCAACTTACTTTTAGTACCACTGTTTGTCCCGATTTACTTTTGCCCGATGCGCTGAATGTTGCTACAGAAGCGG is a genomic window of Gemmatimonadota bacterium containing:
- a CDS encoding phytanoyl-CoA dioxygenase family protein, whose translation is MKWTDEQLAQYDEQGYLFLPGLLSSDEVDALNGDVPLLLSGENDGLHRERERGGAVRQVYLAHRRVDAFQELISHPKVLHPVRQILKDDVYIWHSKLNVKDAFEGTVWLWHQDYGYWMWDGVDPRLVSAMVFLDRATLNNGCLMVVSGSHKWGRQEHYADTVTTSYKQWCIDTGTLKEKICEEDIEHITGKPGDVLFFDCNIVHGSGHNMSPLPRKTFIIAYNAISNKPRAVDNPRPDWVVARAFDIV
- a CDS encoding amidohydrolase family protein, with amino-acid sequence MSATTTAPRTNGRANALTKMKIVDCDVHHSPDKGDALYPYMPRHFVEYIKDFGTMMPRLGYTNMPGGGARKDLWEDPKENPAHQPQVCIEKHIDVYDIDYAVLTGGPYAAAVHNNPDYASAYCSAFNDWTKDHWISADSRFRASIHICPVDPQLAVKEIDRLGPDPAFVQVMMPAGARMPFGNRHYHPIYEACERHGLPVSVHFGAEGAGLAAPPTAAGYPTYYLEMRMARPQIAQAHVTSLVVEGVFEKFQNFHFIFVEMDTFWLPGLMWHLDLDWRALRDYTPWVKRLPSEYIREHIRLGTQPMPDIPGGKEDLETYLRWMHAEDTLVFASDYPHWDWDEPGHVLRNIDRDLKKRIMGENAGEIFGLF
- a CDS encoding Rieske (2Fe-2S) protein, which produces MSKHRVAKIADLPPGERKIVTINNREIGVLNVDGNLYALRNVCPHRLGPLCKGRVRPLVVWEGEEVCDGRFTDIGHERENEIIKCPWHNWEFELKTGKSITDDDLRVRTYRVEVEEGDVVLYLR